From one Tetragenococcus osmophilus genomic stretch:
- a CDS encoding PspC domain-containing protein, with protein sequence MKKKLTKSRNNVILTGTLAGIAEYFNIDSTIVRVLYVFISLLGIGSPVFLYIVLALLIPTNPEKHAGGYRTNHGKQQRQRKEAEKVDEDDWSDF encoded by the coding sequence ATGAAAAAGAAACTCACAAAATCCAGAAATAATGTCATACTAACGGGAACATTGGCGGGGATTGCTGAATATTTTAACATCGATTCAACAATTGTTCGTGTTCTTTATGTTTTTATCTCGTTGCTAGGGATCGGATCCCCGGTTTTCTTGTACATTGTTTTAGCTTTGCTTATTCCAACGAATCCTGAAAAACATGCAGGAGGTTATCGCACAAATCATGGAAAGCAGCAACGACAACGTAAAGAAGCAGAAAAAGTGGACGAAGATGACTGGAGTGATTTCTAG
- the liaX gene encoding daptomycin-sensing surface protein LiaX, producing MNERQRIMDLVKKGVLSTEEALDLLEETAKNKDEAQIQKDDAKLNAQKQAEQQTDAEEAFEQATKEKSSAEKQRLEDMLDELATNANKASAELDEINAEIKGIKAEITEKREELMQIDTQEELDEITEDDYARRGEIKEEISDLQASLDELNEERTRLEEKLKSIRKDQWNQTKEKWNEKIEIPEDWKEQAGETWNQFGGKMAEAGDHLGDFLKKTFDSVSETVNENVEWKDVNLHVPGVSTTKFEKTFEFSQTNASILDIKVANGSMTFNMWDEPDVKIEAKIKLYGKMDAATPEEAFKQRSQIKEDDEHLSFQVPNKRIRCDLVFYLPRRTYDHISVKSLNGTINIEELDVKDIYLKTTNGQINISSINATMLEIEGVHGAINVSNGIINDAVIETVNGNVTMSTTPQNTGVSIVNGDIRLTMNENRANRLNAHSVNGNVKAAFPTQLGLEATAKTNLGTINSRLSNYEVVRQKDERTNQLLHFRRKQDTIAQVDLSTTTGNIYLKDSGK from the coding sequence ATGAACGAAAGACAACGGATTATGGATTTAGTAAAAAAAGGTGTACTGTCTACCGAAGAAGCTTTAGATCTGTTAGAAGAAACGGCAAAAAATAAAGACGAAGCACAAATTCAAAAAGATGACGCTAAATTAAATGCTCAAAAACAAGCAGAACAACAAACAGACGCCGAAGAAGCCTTTGAACAAGCGACTAAAGAAAAGAGTTCAGCAGAAAAACAACGGTTAGAAGATATGTTGGACGAGCTTGCAACAAATGCCAATAAAGCTTCTGCTGAGTTAGACGAGATTAATGCAGAAATTAAAGGAATTAAAGCAGAAATCACGGAAAAACGCGAAGAATTAATGCAAATTGACACTCAAGAAGAACTAGATGAAATTACCGAAGATGATTATGCGAGACGGGGAGAAATAAAAGAAGAAATTAGTGATTTACAAGCTTCTTTGGATGAACTGAATGAAGAACGTACTCGTCTAGAAGAAAAATTAAAGTCAATTCGTAAGGATCAATGGAACCAAACAAAAGAAAAATGGAATGAAAAAATAGAGATTCCAGAAGACTGGAAAGAACAGGCTGGAGAAACGTGGAATCAATTTGGCGGTAAAATGGCTGAAGCTGGGGATCACTTAGGAGATTTTTTGAAGAAAACATTCGATAGTGTTTCTGAAACAGTGAATGAAAATGTGGAATGGAAAGATGTCAATCTGCATGTGCCTGGAGTTTCTACGACTAAATTTGAAAAAACCTTTGAATTTTCTCAAACAAATGCAAGTATTCTTGATATAAAAGTCGCTAATGGCAGCATGACTTTTAATATGTGGGATGAACCAGATGTAAAAATTGAGGCGAAGATAAAATTATATGGCAAAATGGATGCTGCTACGCCAGAGGAAGCCTTTAAACAACGTAGTCAAATTAAAGAAGACGATGAACATTTGTCTTTTCAAGTGCCCAATAAACGCATTCGTTGTGACTTAGTCTTTTATTTACCAAGACGTACCTATGATCACATTTCGGTCAAATCCCTTAATGGAACAATCAATATTGAAGAATTAGATGTAAAAGACATCTATCTAAAAACCACAAATGGACAGATCAATATTTCGTCGATTAATGCTACAATGTTGGAAATTGAAGGTGTTCATGGTGCGATTAATGTATCAAACGGAATAATCAATGATGCTGTCATTGAAACAGTAAATGGCAATGTAACGATGAGTACGACACCTCAAAACACAGGTGTGTCCATTGTTAATGGCGATATTCGTTTGACGATGAACGAGAACCGAGCCAATCGTTTAAACGCTCACTCAGTCAATGGAAATGTCAAAGCAGCGTTTCCTACTCAATTGGGATTAGAAGCTACTGCTAAAACGAATTTGGGCACAATTAATAGCCGTTTATCTAATTATGAAGTCGTACGACAAAAAGATGAACGAACTAATCAGTTATTACACTTTCGTCGTAAACAAGATACCATTGCACAAGTTGATTTATCTACTACGACAGGAAATATTTATTTGAAAGATTCAGGTAAATAA
- the phoU gene encoding phosphate signaling complex protein PhoU → MLRSQFEEDLLNLHNQFYEMGMMVSDAVSKSVSSYIAHDKQLAKEVIDRDEQVNEHEVKLEKKSFEMIALQQPVTTDLRTIITVMKASSDLERMGDHAVSIAKSTIRVKGTARIDQIEKTISEMSDYVKKMVDNVLIAYVKTDQEDAQVIAKMDKQVNQYYNEIYSNTIKFMQDNPETVVSGADYLNVAQYLERIGDYVTNICEWIVYLATGKITELNSNRQLGELDELSE, encoded by the coding sequence ATGTTACGTTCCCAGTTTGAAGAAGATTTATTAAACCTGCATAATCAGTTTTATGAGATGGGGATGATGGTAAGTGACGCTGTTTCTAAATCCGTTTCTTCTTATATCGCCCATGATAAACAACTGGCTAAAGAAGTTATTGACCGCGACGAACAAGTAAATGAACATGAAGTGAAGTTGGAGAAAAAAAGTTTTGAAATGATTGCTTTGCAACAACCTGTAACAACAGACCTGCGTACGATTATTACTGTAATGAAGGCTAGTTCTGATCTAGAACGAATGGGAGACCACGCTGTTTCTATAGCAAAATCTACGATTCGCGTTAAGGGTACTGCACGAATTGATCAAATTGAAAAAACCATTTCTGAGATGTCAGATTATGTAAAAAAAATGGTGGATAATGTTTTAATTGCTTATGTCAAAACTGATCAAGAAGACGCTCAAGTTATCGCAAAAATGGATAAGCAAGTCAACCAATATTATAATGAGATTTATTCAAATACGATTAAGTTTATGCAAGATAATCCCGAGACGGTGGTTAGTGGGGCAGATTATTTAAATGTTGCCCAGTACTTGGAACGCATTGGCGATTACGTGACAAACATTTGTGAATGGATTGTTTACTTGGCCACTGGGAAAATTACAGAACTCAATTCAAATCGTCAATTAGGCGAATTAGATGAATTAAGTGAATAA
- the pstB gene encoding phosphate ABC transporter ATP-binding protein PstB has translation MAETIIETKDLHLYYGQNEALKGIDLTLNKGEITALIGPSGCGKSTFLRCLNRMNDLIPNVSTTGSVVYKEQDIFGPKTDTVDLRKEIGMVFQQPNPFPFSVYDNITYGLKLKGIKEKEQLDEIVEASLKAAFVWDDVKDKLNESALALSGGQQQRVCIARVLAIDPDVILLDEPTSALDPISSEKIENTLSELRGKYTMVIVTHNMSQASRISDKTAFFLDGSLIEFNKTRDIFLYPQEKQTDDYISGRFG, from the coding sequence ATGGCAGAAACAATTATTGAAACAAAAGATCTTCATCTCTACTATGGTCAAAATGAAGCTTTGAAAGGAATTGACCTCACACTTAATAAAGGTGAGATTACTGCTTTGATTGGGCCTTCAGGTTGTGGAAAATCCACTTTTTTACGTTGCTTGAATCGGATGAATGATTTGATTCCTAACGTAAGTACTACTGGAAGTGTTGTTTATAAAGAACAAGATATCTTTGGTCCTAAAACAGATACGGTAGATTTAAGAAAAGAAATTGGGATGGTATTTCAGCAGCCTAACCCATTTCCTTTTTCTGTATATGACAATATTACTTATGGATTGAAGTTAAAGGGGATTAAAGAAAAGGAGCAACTTGACGAAATTGTTGAAGCGAGTTTAAAAGCGGCTTTCGTATGGGACGACGTCAAAGATAAACTCAATGAGAGTGCCCTAGCTTTATCAGGCGGGCAACAACAACGTGTTTGTATCGCGCGTGTTTTAGCGATAGATCCTGATGTAATCTTACTTGATGAACCTACTAGTGCACTAGACCCTATTTCTTCAGAGAAAATAGAAAATACTTTATCAGAGCTAAGAGGAAAGTACACTATGGTGATTGTAACGCATAATATGTCACAAGCTTCTAGAATTTCTGATAAAACGGCTTTTTTCCTAGATGGAAGTTTAATTGAATTTAATAAAACAAGGGATATCTTTTTGTATCCGCAAGAAAAACAGACAGATGACTATATTTCTGGTAGATTCGGCTAA
- the pstB gene encoding phosphate ABC transporter ATP-binding protein PstB — translation MEEYNLQDRHIFKMEDRDVILHTQDLHVWYGNNEAIKGIDLEFEKNKITALIGPSGCGKSTYLRSLNRMNDEIAGTSVSGKIMYKDVDLNSKEVDVYEMRKRIGMVFQQPNPFSKSIYENITFALERHGEKDKQKLDEIVETSLKQAALWDQVKDSLHKSALALSGGQQQRLCIARAIAMKPDILLLDEPASALDPISTGTVEETLIQLKEKYSIVIVTHNMQQAARISDYTAFFYLGNALEYDVTRKVFTRPKIKATEDYVSGHFG, via the coding sequence ATGGAAGAGTATAATTTGCAAGATAGACATATATTTAAAATGGAAGATCGAGATGTTATATTGCATACGCAAGACTTGCACGTCTGGTATGGAAATAATGAGGCCATTAAAGGCATAGACTTAGAATTTGAAAAAAATAAAATCACTGCTTTAATCGGGCCTTCAGGTTGTGGGAAATCCACTTATTTACGCTCATTGAATCGAATGAATGATGAAATTGCTGGTACAAGTGTTAGTGGAAAAATAATGTATAAAGATGTCGACCTTAATTCAAAAGAGGTTGATGTTTATGAAATGCGTAAGCGAATAGGTATGGTTTTTCAACAACCCAATCCTTTTAGTAAATCTATCTATGAAAATATTACGTTTGCGCTAGAACGTCATGGGGAAAAAGATAAACAAAAATTAGATGAGATCGTAGAAACAAGCTTAAAACAGGCGGCATTATGGGACCAAGTCAAAGATTCTTTGCATAAAAGTGCCTTAGCTTTATCAGGCGGGCAACAACAACGTTTATGTATTGCTCGTGCTATTGCAATGAAACCTGATATTTTATTACTTGATGAACCAGCAAGTGCTTTAGACCCTATTTCAACAGGTACAGTTGAGGAAACTTTGATTCAATTGAAAGAAAAGTATTCCATTGTTATTGTGACACATAATATGCAACAGGCAGCACGTATTAGTGATTATACGGCCTTCTTTTATTTAGGAAATGCGTTGGAATATGATGTAACTCGTAAAGTATTTACTCGACCAAAAATAAAAGCAACAGAAGACTATGTTTCCGGACATTTTGGTTAG
- the pstA gene encoding phosphate ABC transporter permease PstA, with the protein MKAKRWDKIATTILYIIAAFLVLVLAFLLVYILARGIPHISWEFLTQPARSYQEGGGIGIQLFNSLYLLLITMIISLPISLGSGIYLSEYAKKNWVTDLIRTSVEILSSLPSVVVGLFGFLLFVVQFEYGFSIISGALALTFFNLPLLTRNIEESLNAIHPTQREAGLALGLSRWETVLHVVLPAATPGILSGIILSSGRIFGEAAALIYTAGQSAPALDFTNWNPLSVSSPIGLFRQAETLAVHIWKINSEGTMPDGDAVSAGASAVLILAVLFFNFGARAAGKKLYKKLTSA; encoded by the coding sequence ATGAAAGCTAAACGTTGGGATAAAATTGCGACAACAATATTGTATATTATTGCTGCCTTTCTTGTTTTAGTTCTTGCCTTTTTGCTGGTGTACATACTTGCACGAGGCATACCACATATTTCTTGGGAATTTTTAACTCAGCCAGCAAGATCCTACCAAGAAGGTGGTGGGATTGGCATTCAGCTATTTAACTCGCTCTATTTGTTACTAATTACCATGATAATTAGCCTACCTATATCATTAGGATCGGGGATCTATTTATCAGAATATGCGAAAAAAAATTGGGTGACAGATCTTATAAGAACTTCTGTAGAAATACTAAGTTCATTACCTTCAGTTGTTGTAGGGTTATTTGGCTTTTTGCTTTTTGTTGTACAGTTTGAATATGGCTTTTCCATTATTTCTGGAGCGTTAGCATTAACTTTCTTTAATCTACCTCTTTTAACTCGAAATATTGAAGAATCATTAAATGCGATTCATCCAACACAAAGAGAAGCTGGTTTAGCATTAGGACTTTCTCGCTGGGAAACAGTATTACATGTTGTATTACCAGCAGCTACACCTGGAATTTTAAGTGGAATCATTTTAAGTTCTGGACGAATTTTTGGTGAAGCTGCTGCCTTAATTTATACCGCGGGACAAAGTGCCCCTGCTTTAGACTTCACTAATTGGAATCCACTTAGTGTTTCAAGTCCAATTGGTTTATTTCGACAAGCAGAAACACTGGCAGTGCATATTTGGAAAATCAATTCAGAAGGAACTATGCCCGATGGCGATGCAGTATCCGCAGGAGCTTCAGCTGTCTTAATTTTAGCGGTATTGTTCTTTAATTTCGGTGCACGAGCTGCAGGGAAGAAATTATACAAAAAATTAACCTCTGCCTAA
- the pstC gene encoding phosphate ABC transporter permease subunit PstC, whose translation MENVKEELTKKSKKSKLERRGRIISFSCISIIVLVVLSIFYFVASRGLSTFFVDNVNVFDFLFGTEWNPGQVGSDGQPMVGALPMIVGSFTVTFLSAIIATPFAIGAAVFMVEISPKNGQKILQPVIELLVGIPSVVYGFIGLSVIVPVIRAIFGGTGFGILAGTFVLFVMILPTVTTMTVDALKAVPRDYREASLALGATRWQTIYKVVLRAAVPGILTAVVFGMARAFGEALAIQMVIGNAALMPTSLVTPASTLTSILTMGIGNTIMGTVENNVLWSLALILLLMSSIFNIIIRLIAKKGAMKK comes from the coding sequence TTGGAAAATGTAAAAGAAGAGCTAACCAAAAAATCAAAGAAGTCGAAATTAGAACGACGAGGAAGAATTATTAGTTTTTCATGTATTTCGATTATTGTGTTGGTTGTATTATCCATTTTTTACTTTGTTGCAAGTAGGGGATTATCTACCTTTTTTGTAGATAATGTAAATGTTTTTGACTTTTTATTTGGAACAGAATGGAATCCAGGGCAAGTAGGATCAGACGGTCAACCGATGGTAGGGGCTTTGCCGATGATTGTGGGTTCTTTTACGGTGACTTTTTTGTCTGCTATTATTGCAACACCATTTGCGATCGGGGCAGCTGTTTTTATGGTAGAAATTTCTCCTAAAAATGGACAGAAGATTTTACAACCTGTGATTGAATTATTAGTAGGTATTCCTTCTGTAGTTTACGGTTTTATTGGTTTGTCAGTTATTGTTCCTGTTATTCGCGCTATTTTTGGTGGAACAGGATTTGGGATTTTAGCGGGGACTTTTGTTTTGTTTGTAATGATATTACCTACAGTAACGACAATGACTGTCGATGCGTTAAAAGCTGTTCCCCGAGATTATCGAGAAGCTTCCCTTGCTTTAGGTGCGACTCGCTGGCAAACGATTTATAAAGTTGTGCTACGTGCGGCTGTTCCTGGTATTTTAACAGCAGTTGTCTTTGGGATGGCTCGTGCCTTTGGGGAAGCTTTAGCTATTCAAATGGTTATCGGAAATGCTGCATTAATGCCGACAAGTCTGGTCACGCCAGCTTCAACGTTAACTTCAATTTTGACTATGGGAATTGGAAATACCATTATGGGGACAGTAGAAAACAATGTTCTTTGGTCCCTTGCTTTAATCTTACTATTAATGTCATCAATATTTAATATCATTATTCGGTTAATTGCTAAGAAAGGGGCGATGAAAAAATGA
- a CDS encoding phosphate ABC transporter substrate-binding protein PstS translates to MKKKIVGLFILSFTIILSGCSQWIDRGESVTAVGSSALQPLVETVAEEFQQDQPGKFVNVQGGGSGTGLSQVQNGSVDIGNSDMFAEEKSGVDASELVDHRVAVIGITPVVNKEVGVEELSKEELKQIFLGDITNWQEVGGNDQEIVILNRATGSGTRDTFEKWVLDDENAISSQEQESSGMVRQIVSDTPGAISYLAFSYVTEDVDVLAMDGVEPTDENVKTNNWPIWSYEHMYTRGEPTGLTKEFMDYILSDGVQEELVGQLGYIPVSQMEVERDANGDIVE, encoded by the coding sequence ATGAAAAAGAAGATAGTAGGATTATTCATTCTTAGTTTTACAATTATACTTTCTGGTTGCAGTCAATGGATTGACCGAGGGGAATCTGTAACAGCAGTGGGTTCTTCTGCATTACAACCTTTAGTTGAAACAGTAGCTGAAGAATTTCAACAAGACCAACCAGGCAAATTTGTTAACGTTCAAGGAGGAGGTAGCGGGACCGGGTTAAGCCAAGTCCAAAATGGATCAGTAGACATTGGGAACTCGGATATGTTCGCTGAAGAAAAAAGTGGAGTAGATGCCAGTGAGCTTGTAGATCATCGAGTGGCTGTTATTGGAATTACTCCTGTTGTCAATAAAGAAGTAGGTGTTGAGGAATTATCTAAAGAAGAGTTGAAGCAAATATTTTTAGGTGACATTACGAATTGGCAAGAGGTAGGTGGCAATGACCAAGAAATCGTGATCTTGAACCGCGCTACTGGTAGTGGAACAAGAGACACGTTTGAAAAATGGGTGCTTGATGATGAAAATGCGATCTCTTCTCAAGAACAAGAGTCAAGTGGTATGGTTAGACAAATTGTTAGTGATACTCCTGGTGCCATCAGTTATCTTGCTTTCTCTTATGTAACGGAAGATGTGGATGTACTAGCTATGGATGGCGTAGAACCAACTGATGAAAATGTAAAGACAAATAATTGGCCCATTTGGTCTTACGAACACATGTATACAAGAGGAGAACCTACTGGGCTGACTAAAGAGTTTATGGATTACATCCTTTCAGATGGTGTTCAAGAAGAATTAGTTGGTCAGTTAGGCTATATTCCAGTATCACAAATGGAAGTTGAAAGAGATGCTAATGGAGATATAGTAGAGTGA
- a CDS encoding MFS transporter has protein sequence MGNEFVSKQTKLAIAAVALLSFLGILVETSLNVAFPTLTKEFDVPLGIMQWATSGYLLMVTIIMSTTGHLIKKYKAQSLFRIAVLFCIIGAVLCASAVSFPMLMTGRLFQAVATGLATPLMFHIILSLIPQSQVGLYMGVGSMVTSFAPALGPTYGGFLTSFLSWRAIFLLTLPIIFGIIWLGIKHIHLEAVGTNQRFDWMGVVLLAWVFVSLSVAFANAGTHGFDSLSFFGLLAIFIMGLIALFIHFRISERKILNFALLLRPIIGLRWLNFFILQFINIGISFVLPILAQDYLGTAPFMAGLILFPGSLLGAAIAPYAGRLYDKQGALLPLIIANVFMFLGCWLFYFGTPILSVASMIFIYIFLRVGFNFGFGNTLSDASKQVNLEERAEINSLFNTFQQYAGSFGTSVLSAVISSVQLQGGLPLATLTARGSRIDFILLAILAGIGLLTVVISHYLKRRTVNTQK, from the coding sequence ATGGGAAATGAATTTGTATCTAAACAGACAAAGTTAGCGATAGCTGCGGTGGCATTACTTTCTTTCTTAGGAATTTTAGTCGAAACTTCATTAAATGTAGCTTTTCCAACATTAACAAAAGAATTCGATGTTCCTCTGGGAATTATGCAGTGGGCGACTTCAGGATATTTACTTATGGTGACCATTATTATGAGCACCACAGGTCATCTGATTAAAAAGTACAAGGCACAATCTTTATTTCGAATAGCTGTATTATTTTGCATTATTGGGGCTGTATTATGTGCTAGTGCTGTCTCTTTTCCAATGCTAATGACAGGGCGCCTATTCCAAGCAGTTGCGACAGGTCTAGCTACTCCCTTGATGTTTCATATCATCTTATCGCTTATTCCGCAAAGTCAGGTCGGTCTTTATATGGGAGTAGGCAGCATGGTTACTTCGTTTGCTCCAGCGCTAGGACCGACATATGGGGGCTTTCTTACGTCATTTTTATCCTGGCGTGCGATTTTTCTACTGACGCTTCCTATTATCTTTGGAATTATTTGGCTAGGAATCAAACATATTCACTTAGAAGCAGTGGGAACAAATCAACGTTTTGATTGGATGGGGGTTGTTCTTTTAGCTTGGGTATTTGTCAGTCTTAGCGTAGCGTTTGCCAACGCAGGAACTCATGGGTTTGATAGTTTATCTTTTTTTGGGCTCCTAGCTATTTTTATTATGGGACTTATCGCCTTATTTATTCATTTTCGTATTTCAGAAAGAAAGATATTAAATTTTGCTCTGCTATTACGCCCGATTATTGGTTTACGCTGGCTAAACTTTTTTATTTTGCAATTTATTAATATTGGTATTTCTTTTGTTTTACCTATTCTTGCCCAAGATTATTTAGGCACAGCTCCTTTCATGGCTGGATTAATTTTATTTCCGGGTTCGTTGTTAGGAGCTGCGATTGCTCCTTATGCTGGGCGTTTGTATGATAAACAAGGGGCCTTACTGCCGTTAATAATAGCGAATGTATTCATGTTTTTAGGATGCTGGCTTTTTTACTTTGGCACACCTATTTTAAGTGTCGCTTCTATGATATTTATTTATATCTTTTTGCGCGTTGGATTTAATTTTGGTTTTGGAAATACTTTGTCGGATGCTAGTAAACAAGTGAACTTAGAAGAAAGAGCAGAAATTAATTCTTTGTTTAATACGTTTCAACAATATGCTGGTTCCTTTGGCACAAGCGTTTTGTCCGCTGTTATTTCTTCTGTGCAATTACAAGGGGGCCTTCCTTTAGCTACATTAACAGCACGCGGCAGTCGCATCGATTTCATCCTTCTTGCCATTTTAGCAGGGATCGGCTTGTTAACTGTGGTTATTAGTCATTATCTAAAAAGAAGAACCGTGAACACTCAAAAATAA
- the ftsX gene encoding permease-like cell division protein FtsX has protein sequence MIRNFFQHVLESLKSLRRNGWMTFSSITAVTVTLTLLGTFLVIILNTVKLAQDMENNVEVSVYVNYETDEEGKEELRNNLEEIPHVASIDYSSRDEELERVQNSYGDSWGLFDQDNPLLDVFIVSADEPQYVEAITEEAEGMTEYVQEASYGEDLSDRIFSIAQNTRTWGLIGSIILIIVAIFLISNTVRMTILTRKEEIQVMRLVGAKNGYIRWPFFLEGGWIGLLGSIIPIVLMHTGYNKAFELINPILERSNYSLLSPGTFNWQMSLLLAVIGVAIGSLGSAFSMRRFLKF, from the coding sequence ATGATTAGGAATTTTTTCCAGCATGTTTTAGAAAGTTTAAAGAGTTTACGTCGTAATGGTTGGATGACTTTTTCCTCTATTACTGCAGTGACTGTCACATTGACCTTATTAGGGACCTTTCTTGTTATTATTTTAAATACTGTAAAGTTAGCCCAAGATATGGAAAACAATGTTGAAGTCTCCGTTTATGTTAATTATGAAACGGATGAAGAAGGAAAAGAAGAATTACGAAATAATCTGGAAGAAATTCCACATGTCGCTTCCATTGACTATTCAAGTAGGGATGAGGAATTAGAAAGAGTTCAAAATTCATATGGTGATTCTTGGGGGCTATTTGACCAAGACAATCCATTACTTGATGTCTTTATTGTCAGCGCAGACGAACCGCAATATGTAGAAGCTATTACAGAAGAAGCTGAAGGCATGACCGAATATGTTCAAGAAGCCTCTTATGGTGAAGATCTTTCTGATAGGATTTTTAGTATTGCGCAAAATACACGAACATGGGGACTGATCGGTTCCATTATTTTAATTATCGTGGCCATCTTTTTGATTTCGAATACTGTTCGTATGACAATTTTAACTCGTAAAGAAGAAATACAAGTTATGCGTTTAGTAGGGGCGAAAAATGGGTACATTCGTTGGCCATTCTTCCTCGAAGGCGGATGGATTGGTTTGTTAGGTTCTATTATTCCTATTGTTTTAATGCATACTGGTTACAATAAAGCTTTTGAATTAATTAATCCGATATTAGAACGTTCGAACTACAGCTTGTTATCGCCAGGTACTTTTAATTGGCAAATGAGTTTGTTACTAGCAGTTATAGGTGTTGCGATTGGTTCCCTTGGGTCAGCCTTTTCTATGCGTCGTTTCTTGAAGTTCTAG
- the ftsE gene encoding cell division ATP-binding protein FtsE: MIEMKDVTKKYTNGTAAIRDLSISIDQGEFVYVVGPSGAGKSTFIKLMYREEKASNGDLKVADYDLTKIKNREVPYLRREIGVVFQDYKLLERKTVYENVAYAMQVIGKRPREIKKRVMDVLDMVGLKHKARVFPNQLSGGEQQRVSIARAIVNTPQVVIADEPTGNLDPEISWEIMKLLDRINAQGTTVVMATHNRTIVNTIRHRVIAIENGKIIRDQAEGEYGYDD, encoded by the coding sequence ATGATTGAGATGAAGGATGTAACCAAAAAATATACAAATGGTACAGCAGCTATTCGTGACCTTTCAATTTCGATTGATCAAGGGGAATTTGTTTATGTTGTGGGTCCTTCTGGTGCCGGTAAATCGACATTTATTAAGTTAATGTATCGGGAAGAAAAAGCTAGCAATGGCGATTTAAAAGTTGCTGATTATGATTTGACGAAAATCAAAAATCGGGAAGTGCCTTACTTGCGACGTGAAATCGGCGTAGTATTTCAGGACTATAAATTGTTGGAAAGAAAAACCGTTTATGAAAATGTTGCTTATGCTATGCAAGTGATTGGAAAACGACCTAGGGAAATAAAAAAACGAGTGATGGATGTATTAGATATGGTCGGTTTAAAACATAAAGCACGTGTTTTTCCTAACCAATTATCCGGAGGCGAACAGCAACGTGTTTCGATTGCTCGAGCTATTGTGAATACACCTCAAGTAGTAATAGCTGATGAGCCTACTGGGAACTTGGACCCAGAAATTTCTTGGGAAATTATGAAATTATTGGATCGTATTAATGCTCAAGGAACTACTGTCGTAATGGCTACGCATAATCGTACGATTGTAAATACTATTCGTCATCGCGTAATTGCTATAGAAAATGGCAAAATTATTCGCGACCAAGCGGAAGGAGAGTATGGATACGATGATTAG